The DNA sequence TTCCTCGTCTTTGCTTTACGTGTAGTGTGCTTTCTACGCTGGTTAACTTTCGACTGGCGCTTACGCCGCTGTTGTCTACTTTTATAACCAGATCCCTCCATGAGACTCTCTATTTTTTCTTcagcttttcttttcaaatttagaCCTGATTCACGGGCTCGCGAATGTAGAGCTTGTTTGAATGTGGATTTATTTTCACTTACATCATCTATTATATGCATGCCTGCTCTGAGTGCTTCTCTTCCTACTGCGCGAGCACCTCGTTTCAGAAATGGCAACGCCCTACGAAAGAGACCTCCGAGAATACTACCTATACCACCATGACCCTTCTGATACGGGGCTCCTGTATATACATGCTCGACACCACCACTACCGACTAATCCTTGTAATTGACAGGGGCTATACGCAGTAGAGCTGCTTGTACGCCACCAACAATCGTTGGTTCACATACAtctgtataaatatacaattgtCTTGGTAGTGCATTCAGAATACTAGCAGGGCGAGTTGCTATAGCAGGATTACTGTCTACTTTTATACGTTCAGAAACCTCAGCAAAGCCTAGTATATCTAATGCAGCACGACTCATCTGCACTGAATGTTCAAAATTGCAGAGCTCATCACTGCATGTGCGTTCGGCAAAAACGTAGGTATTGTTATGCTCAATTGAAAATCTAAATATCATATGtgaattgtttattaatagaatttcatttaaatgctctataaattctataaaattattataaacgccATAGGGAATAGATGCGGTTACTTTTAGGTTATGAACCGGTTGGTTGCCGTATATATCTCTATATAAAGGTGATATAGTTGAAAACATTGTTATATCTCTATCTTCTtttcttaaatgtaaaaatgagCGCGGGAAGTGTATTTCAGAAATTCCTACTTCCCACGAGCCGTGCAAATTGATTTCTTGAGGTAGCTTCGTGACATAACAGGGCAGTGGTGTTCTCTGGATATACTTTCATACTACTATTACTAGGTAAAATCATATAAAACTGGTTTTGCTTCATTttgtttagatttttttttatatctttagCAGGTATCCAAGAATTAAATTTACTAGGGTAGCCAACCCAgctaacaaaatattatttctttttaccTTTACCACttgatttgataattttatctattttgtATTCTGTGTTGGTTAACTCTTTTTCTATGACCGCGAGTTCTTTCTCATAAAATATACCGTTTATGAACTCACCATTTAAATCCTCGAGCTCGTAAACCGGTGGTTTTCTATGTTTTAAtactttgataattttaaaaacttcctCTGACCAGTTAGCCTCATAACCTTTCTCGAAGGTACGTTTTGTTTTGCTTATACGTACTATGTCCCCAACTGAGTACTTGGGTTTTCTCTCCTGTGTTTTATACCTGAGATCCATGTTACGCTTAGCCTGTTGGGCATTATATATAGTAACAGCTGCTGGCGCCATCTTAATTGTGGAATGTCTAGAATTATTGTAACCATAAACTAGATCTTGCAGAATATCAATGTAACGTTTTGTGTTTTTATGTGTAAAATAACGCCACATCCATTCTTTTAAAGTACAATCTTTCAACAATAGCTGCTTTAATGTCTGGATTTCTAGATACCTAGtgagttatatttttttgattttaagaaAGTTTGCATTTTAAGGCCTAAAAACTCACCACCTTTATcagtttgaaatattatagGCGTTCTATCATTACTTCtcgaaagaatttttttaaacgccTCTGTAACGGTTAAACAAGTTTTGTCTTTAATAGGTTCGACAAAGACATATTTACTTAGTACGTCGATAACCACTagtaaatatgaaaaatcatcgTTATAAGTTTTTAATGGTGTAAGCTCTATAAGATCACCCTCCCACACAGAATCTATAGTCGGTGCATTATAATGAAGTCTTTGAAATTCTCGGAGTACTGGTTTATGCAATGTATAAGCATCTTGGGCTCTTAACCacttgtaaatattatttttatctgctTTATTCTTGATTTTATCGACAAGGCGATAGGCTCCTGCGTAGCCTGCTTCATTTTTTgggttataataaattttatttaaaaactgatTAGCTTCATCcatatttatgtattttacaaattacaTAGGAAATTTTAACCAACCACCTGCTTGTATAATATTACTACCACTACTgtttttaccgatttttcttATAGCTCTTTTACTTCGTACTCTGTATGAACTGTCGacggcgtcgtcgtcggaggCCACGTTGTCTATTGCTGCATTTATTATTGTCGAAGCATCCGTATATGAAC is a window from the Nasonia vitripennis strain AsymCx chromosome 3 unlocalized genomic scaffold, Nvit_psr_1.1 chr3_random0009, whole genome shotgun sequence genome containing:
- the LOC116416844 gene encoding uncharacterized protein LOC116416844, with the protein product MAPAAVTIYNAQQAKRNMDLRYKTQERKPKYSVGDIVRISKTKRTFEKGYEANWSEEVFKIIKVLKHRKPPVYELEDLNGEFINGIFYEKELAVIEKELTNTEYKIDKIIKSSGKGKKK